In one Emcibacter nanhaiensis genomic region, the following are encoded:
- a CDS encoding NifU family protein yields MFIQTEQTPNPATLKFLPGETVLEQGTANFTRVEDAAGSPLAKALFAVDGVAGVFFGYDFITITSDGRDWAELKPVILGTIMEHFTAGLPVMEKVAAEVPESSGEDDEIVTQIKELLETRVRPAVARDGGDIVFHAFSDGIVYLHMQGACAGCPSSTATLKYGIQNLLKHYIPEVESVEAV; encoded by the coding sequence ATGTTTATTCAGACAGAGCAGACGCCGAATCCGGCTACGTTAAAGTTCCTGCCGGGCGAGACCGTGCTGGAACAGGGAACGGCAAACTTTACACGTGTGGAGGATGCCGCCGGTTCACCACTGGCAAAGGCCTTGTTTGCCGTTGACGGTGTGGCAGGTGTATTTTTCGGCTATGACTTTATCACCATTACCAGCGATGGACGGGACTGGGCTGAACTCAAGCCCGTGATCCTCGGTACAATCATGGAGCATTTCACCGCCGGGCTTCCGGTGATGGAAAAAGTGGCGGCAGAAGTGCCCGAGAGCAGCGGGGAAGACGATGAGATCGTCACTCAGATCAAGGAACTGCTTGAAACCCGGGTACGGCCGGCGGTCGCACGGGACGGCGGCGATATTGTATTCCATGCGTTTAGCGACGGCATTGTCTATCTGCATATGCAGGGTGCCTGTGCCGGGTGTCCCAGTTCAACGGCGACCCTGAAATACGGCATTCAGAATCTTCTGAAACACTATATTCCCGAAGTGGAAAGCGTCGAAGCCGTCTGA
- a CDS encoding PhoH family protein produces the protein MARDNNGISEEIILEFEDNRLLALLCGEHNVHLSRIEQKLGVTLIGRGNLISIIGGIEVTDLARSVLLRLYEQLERGQDVSMAEVDGAIRLAYVTESPADESLLLKKRESENEIVIRTRKTVLSPRSANQAKYIEALRDREMTFGLGPAGTGKTFLAVAMATSFLLEGRVEKIILSRPAVEAGEKLGFLPGDMREKVDPYLTPLFDALGQMISREQTERRIERGDIEIAPLAFMRGRTLSNAFVILDEAQNTTPMQMKMFLTRFGENCRMVVCGDPSQVDLPDGSRSGLADALDILPRIQDIAFVNFTAADVVRHPLVGKIVDAYDRKDAQKKKR, from the coding sequence ATGGCACGGGACAATAACGGCATCAGTGAAGAAATCATCCTCGAGTTCGAGGACAATCGCCTGCTCGCCCTGCTGTGCGGCGAGCATAACGTGCATCTGTCCCGTATCGAGCAGAAGCTGGGCGTGACCCTGATCGGCCGCGGCAATCTGATTTCCATCATCGGCGGAATCGAGGTTACTGACCTGGCCCGCTCCGTGCTGCTCAGGCTCTATGAACAGCTGGAACGGGGGCAGGATGTGAGTATGGCCGAGGTGGACGGGGCGATCCGGCTGGCCTATGTTACCGAAAGCCCGGCCGATGAGAGCCTGCTGCTGAAAAAGCGCGAAAGCGAAAACGAGATCGTGATCCGCACCCGCAAGACGGTGCTGAGCCCGCGTAGCGCCAACCAGGCCAAATATATCGAGGCCCTGCGTGACCGGGAAATGACTTTCGGCCTCGGCCCGGCCGGTACCGGCAAGACCTTCCTGGCGGTGGCCATGGCCACATCCTTCCTGCTGGAAGGCCGGGTGGAAAAGATTATCCTGTCCCGTCCGGCAGTGGAAGCCGGGGAAAAACTGGGTTTCCTGCCCGGCGACATGCGGGAAAAGGTCGATCCTTACCTGACGCCGCTGTTTGATGCCTTGGGCCAGATGATTTCCCGGGAGCAGACCGAACGGCGGATCGAACGCGGCGACATCGAGATCGCGCCGCTGGCGTTTATGCGCGGCCGCACCCTGTCCAATGCTTTCGTCATCCTGGATGAAGCCCAGAATACCACCCCCATGCAGATGAAGATGTTCCTGACCCGCTTTGGGGAAAATTGCCGCATGGTGGTTTGTGGTGACCCCTCGCAGGTGGATCTGCCGGACGGTTCCCGTTCCGGCCTGGCCGATGCGCTGGACATCCTGCCGCGGATACAGGATATCGCCTTTGTCAATTTCACCGCTGCCGATGTGGTGCGCCATCCTCTGGTGGGCAAGATTGTTGATGCCTATGACCGGAAAGACGCGCAAAAGAAAAAGCGATGA
- the ybeY gene encoding rRNA maturation RNase YbeY, producing MSAADIQLDINQEEPAWSQELPGAEGLIRTVLEKIMSDSPEGVVLNRFPHLELSVLLTNDENIRVLNRDYRGKDKPTNVLSFPALSDEELDAWFHAGQDLPDYPVSLGDIILALETVQNEAISSGKSLENHFCHLIVHGLLHLLGYDHMNDAEAEEMEGLEKAILGTLGIDDPYGEMST from the coding sequence ATGAGCGCAGCCGATATCCAGCTGGACATTAATCAGGAAGAGCCGGCCTGGAGCCAAGAGCTGCCGGGGGCAGAAGGCCTGATCCGCACGGTGCTGGAAAAAATCATGTCCGACAGCCCGGAAGGGGTGGTGTTGAACCGCTTTCCCCATCTTGAACTGAGCGTTCTGCTGACCAACGACGAAAATATCCGGGTCCTGAACCGGGACTACCGCGGCAAGGACAAACCGACCAATGTGCTGTCCTTCCCGGCGCTGTCTGACGAGGAGCTGGACGCCTGGTTTCATGCTGGTCAGGACCTGCCCGACTATCCGGTGTCGCTCGGCGATATCATCCTGGCCCTTGAAACTGTGCAAAATGAAGCCATATCTTCCGGCAAAAGTCTGGAAAATCACTTCTGCCATCTGATTGTTCACGGATTGTTACATCTTTTGGGATATGACCATATGAATGACGCCGAAGCAGAGGAGATGGAAGGGCTGGAAAAGGCGATCCTCGGCACTTTAGGGATTGACGACCCCTATGGCGAGATGTCAACCTAA
- a CDS encoding lysophospholipid acyltransferase family protein, with protein sequence MHGNLCRAFNVRITTEGKPHEGSTTLFVSNHVSWLDILVLGKVIKGACFIAKKEMAGWPVLGYLAGLQRTIFIDRSRRSDAKNQKQELHERMKEGDSLILFPEGTTGDGTRVLPFKSALFGVTEKVMDLHVDEQGHVDDLMVQPVTIVYRRINNMPVNRSSLFKIAWIGDMELAPHLMSFLRLLKVEVEVHFHKPVSRNLFKTRKELATYCHRTVEKRLQDCLRGRRHELSRTSKVDS encoded by the coding sequence GTGCATGGGAACCTGTGTCGTGCATTCAATGTCCGTATCACTACCGAGGGCAAGCCCCACGAAGGGTCGACGACCCTGTTCGTCTCCAACCATGTTTCCTGGCTTGATATCCTGGTGCTGGGCAAGGTCATCAAGGGCGCCTGTTTTATTGCCAAGAAGGAAATGGCAGGCTGGCCTGTCCTGGGATATCTGGCCGGCCTGCAGCGGACCATTTTCATTGACCGTTCCCGCCGCTCCGATGCGAAAAACCAGAAACAGGAACTGCATGAGCGGATGAAGGAAGGGGACAGCCTGATCTTGTTCCCCGAGGGGACGACCGGGGACGGCACCCGGGTCCTGCCGTTCAAAAGCGCCCTGTTCGGGGTGACGGAAAAGGTCATGGATCTGCACGTGGACGAACAGGGCCATGTGGACGACCTGATGGTGCAGCCGGTGACCATCGTTTATCGCCGGATCAACAATATGCCGGTCAATCGCAGCAGCCTGTTCAAAATCGCCTGGATCGGCGACATGGAGCTGGCGCCGCATCTGATGAGTTTCCTGCGGCTGCTCAAGGTGGAAGTGGAGGTTCATTTCCACAAGCCGGTATCGCGCAACCTGTTCAAGACCCGCAAGGAACTGGCCACCTATTGCCACCGTACGGTGGAAAAGAGACTGCAGGATTGTCTGCGCGGGCGCCGGCACGAGCTGTCCCGCACTTCAAAAGTTGACTCCTGA
- the rimI gene encoding ribosomal protein S18-alanine N-acetyltransferase, with product MTGKDLSFHVCGVETASLLAELHGLGFEHTPERAWSIEEFNTLLAMPGVFGLVAMLGDDPAGFLLVRQVVDEAEILTITVRPDYRRQGLAGRLLGQLKAMLRDGGKTEKLFLEVREDNKAARALYTRQGFEKIGLRENYYSGQNGGALDAILMACTLS from the coding sequence ATGACCGGGAAAGACCTGTCCTTCCATGTTTGCGGTGTGGAAACTGCCTCCCTTCTGGCTGAACTTCACGGCCTCGGGTTCGAACACACGCCCGAGAGGGCCTGGAGCATCGAGGAATTCAACACTCTTCTCGCGATGCCGGGGGTCTTCGGGCTTGTCGCCATGCTTGGAGATGATCCGGCCGGTTTCCTCCTCGTCCGCCAAGTGGTGGATGAAGCGGAAATCCTCACCATCACGGTCAGGCCTGATTATCGACGTCAGGGGCTGGCCGGTCGCCTGCTTGGCCAGCTAAAGGCGATGTTGCGCGACGGCGGCAAAACAGAAAAACTTTTTCTGGAGGTGCGCGAAGACAACAAGGCCGCCCGGGCACTATACACCAGGCAGGGGTTTGAAAAGATCGGCCTCAGGGAAAACTATTACAGTGGACAGAATGGAGGGGCGCTCGACGCCATTCTGATGGCCTGTACACTTAGCTGA
- a CDS encoding malonic semialdehyde reductase: protein MTDQILSDRDLDVIFREARSFKGWQDRPVSDVTIRAIYDLLRWGPTAFNASPARFVMVQSEEAKAKLAGCAIDSNKDKILTAPFTVVVGYDLDFPQTLPDLFKLYPGVEKLFDGNEGLTRETAFRNSSLQGGYLMIAARALGLDCCPMSGFDPAAVEKAFFDGSNVKVNFLCSMGYGDKDSLPPRQERLTFDQACKIV from the coding sequence ATGACAGATCAAATTCTCTCTGACAGGGACCTGGACGTAATTTTTCGCGAGGCCCGTTCCTTCAAGGGATGGCAGGACCGCCCTGTTTCAGACGTCACGATCCGGGCGATTTATGATCTGCTGCGCTGGGGACCGACGGCGTTCAACGCTTCTCCGGCCCGTTTTGTCATGGTGCAGAGTGAAGAGGCCAAGGCGAAGCTTGCGGGTTGCGCGATTGACAGCAACAAGGACAAAATCCTCACGGCGCCCTTTACCGTTGTGGTCGGATATGATCTGGATTTCCCGCAAACCCTGCCGGATCTTTTCAAACTTTATCCCGGTGTGGAGAAACTGTTTGACGGTAACGAGGGGCTGACCCGGGAAACGGCATTCCGCAATTCCAGCCTGCAGGGCGGCTATTTGATGATTGCGGCCAGAGCGCTGGGGCTTGACTGCTGTCCCATGTCCGGCTTTGATCCGGCAGCGGTGGAAAAGGCTTTTTTTGATGGCAGCAATGTCAAGGTGAACTTCCTCTGTTCCATGGGGTATGGCGACAAGGACAGCCTTCCGCCGCGTCAGGAGCGGCTGACGTTTGACCAGGCCTGCAAGATTGTCTGA
- the miaB gene encoding tRNA (N6-isopentenyl adenosine(37)-C2)-methylthiotransferase MiaB: protein MDKTNTKKFYIKTYGCQMNVYDTERMVDVMAHEGYAVTESPDEADLVVLNTCHIREKAAEKVYSDIGRLRAMKEKKADDGKDMVLAVGGCVAQAEGDQIMKRAPVVDMVFGPQTYHRLPDMVKQATSQKAVGEKPRILDTDLSVDEKFESLGKKDVEQKTSAFLTVQEGCDKFCTYCVVPYTRGAEFSRNIEDVMTDARKLAEAGVVEVTLLGQNVNAYHGVGENGEEWSLARLIRELARDPGFQRIRYTTSHPSDMTEELIRVHAEVEQCMPYLHLPVQAGSDRILKAMNRHHTADSYRKIIEDLRKARPEIALSGDFIVGFPGETDEEFQETMQLVRDIGYAQAYSFKYSARPGTPAATMEDQVPEEVKAARLAELQAELSRQQVAFNEGTVGQVLPVLLERRGKGAGQLVGRSPYMQAVHVTLGDDSLLDRYFGRIVDVEILSAGPHSLKGQIIEEAAPVAARG from the coding sequence ATGGACAAGACGAATACAAAGAAATTTTATATCAAGACCTACGGCTGCCAGATGAATGTCTATGATACGGAACGTATGGTGGACGTGATGGCGCACGAGGGCTATGCGGTGACCGAAAGCCCCGACGAGGCGGATCTTGTCGTACTCAACACCTGCCATATCCGGGAAAAGGCGGCGGAAAAGGTCTATTCCGATATCGGCCGCCTGCGCGCCATGAAAGAGAAGAAGGCGGACGACGGCAAGGATATGGTGCTGGCGGTGGGCGGCTGTGTGGCCCAGGCCGAAGGTGACCAGATCATGAAGCGGGCCCCCGTGGTGGACATGGTGTTCGGGCCGCAGACCTATCACCGCCTGCCGGACATGGTCAAGCAGGCAACCTCACAGAAAGCCGTCGGCGAAAAGCCGCGCATCCTGGACACCGATCTGTCGGTCGACGAAAAATTCGAAAGCCTGGGCAAGAAAGACGTGGAGCAGAAAACCTCTGCCTTCCTGACTGTCCAGGAAGGCTGCGACAAATTCTGCACCTATTGCGTGGTGCCCTATACCCGCGGCGCCGAATTCTCCCGCAACATCGAGGATGTGATGACCGACGCCCGCAAGCTGGCCGAAGCCGGCGTGGTGGAAGTGACCTTGCTGGGCCAGAATGTGAACGCCTACCACGGGGTGGGCGAGAACGGCGAGGAATGGTCGCTGGCCCGTCTGATCCGGGAACTGGCCCGGGACCCGGGCTTCCAGCGCATCCGCTACACCACCTCCCATCCGTCCGACATGACCGAGGAGCTGATCCGGGTCCATGCCGAGGTGGAACAATGCATGCCCTATCTGCATCTGCCGGTGCAGGCCGGCTCCGACCGGATTCTCAAGGCCATGAACCGGCATCATACAGCGGACAGTTACCGGAAAATTATCGAGGACCTGCGCAAGGCGCGTCCGGAAATCGCCCTCTCCGGCGACTTCATTGTTGGTTTCCCGGGGGAGACCGACGAGGAATTCCAGGAAACCATGCAACTGGTCCGGGACATCGGTTATGCCCAGGCTTACAGCTTCAAATACAGCGCCCGTCCGGGCACCCCGGCGGCGACCATGGAAGATCAGGTGCCGGAAGAGGTCAAGGCAGCCCGTCTTGCCGAACTGCAGGCGGAACTGAGCCGCCAGCAGGTGGCCTTTAACGAGGGCACGGTGGGACAGGTCCTGCCGGTGCTGCTGGAACGGCGCGGCAAGGGAGCCGGCCAGCTGGTCGGCCGCAGCCCCTATATGCAGGCGGTGCATGTGACCCTGGGCGACGACAGTCTGCTGGACCGGTACTTCGGCCGCATCGTTGATGTGGAAATACTGTCCGCCGGGCCCCACAGCCTGAAGGGCCAGATTATTGAAGAGGCGGCGCCGGTCGCCGCCAGGGGGTAG
- a CDS encoding Fur family transcriptional regulator, producing the protein MTSEIENLCIEKGMRMTDQRRIIAQVLSEAEDHPDVEEVYRRSVDIDPHISIATVYRTVRLFEEAGILERHDFRDGRSRYEPVPDVHHDHLIDIETGEVVEFNEKEIEALQEAIAKKLGYKLVDHRLELYGIKIK; encoded by the coding sequence ATGACGTCAGAAATCGAAAATCTTTGTATCGAAAAGGGCATGAGAATGACCGACCAGCGCAGGATTATTGCGCAGGTTCTGTCTGAGGCTGAAGATCATCCGGATGTAGAGGAGGTATACCGCCGTTCTGTAGATATTGATCCCCACATCAGTATTGCTACGGTTTACCGGACGGTGCGCCTGTTTGAGGAAGCCGGCATTCTCGAGCGCCATGACTTTCGCGACGGCCGGTCGCGCTACGAGCCGGTGCCTGATGTACATCATGATCACCTGATCGATATCGAAACCGGTGAAGTTGTCGAGTTCAACGAAAAAGAGATCGAAGCTCTTCAGGAAGCAATTGCCAAAAAACTGGGATACAAGCTGGTTGACCATCGGCTCGAGCTGTATGGCATAAAGATCAAGTAG
- a CDS encoding hemolysin family protein — translation MNLQNGTIGEKAEAEPSSSNKGGFWSWLKKLVTTRNGDASLKESLEEVIEEFEAEDSSLREEERSIIKNTLAFGDKRVDEIMVPRADIIAVEASTGFEELMQVFRQASTSRLPVYRESLDEVIAMVHIKDVFKAFASREAEDGELPPLKSLHRPILFVPPSMRLMDILVKMQATHIHMALVVDEYGGTDGLVTIEDLVEQIVGDIEDEHDIVAEELLSELPGGRLRADARLTIEELEDLLSLDLLPDEQDDDVDTLGGLVFTLAGSIPHVGEIVEHDNGLRFEIIEGDERRIKTILIHRPKPETMPPNNQAAGGDSGNGD, via the coding sequence ATGAACCTACAAAACGGCACGATCGGGGAAAAGGCGGAAGCCGAACCGTCCTCGAGTAACAAGGGTGGTTTCTGGAGCTGGTTGAAAAAGCTCGTAACCACCCGAAATGGCGACGCCTCCCTCAAGGAAAGCCTCGAAGAGGTGATTGAGGAATTTGAGGCGGAAGATTCCTCCCTCAGGGAAGAAGAACGCTCCATCATCAAAAATACACTGGCCTTTGGCGACAAGCGCGTGGACGAAATCATGGTGCCGCGGGCGGATATTATTGCCGTCGAGGCCTCCACCGGGTTCGAGGAACTGATGCAGGTCTTTCGCCAGGCCAGCACGTCCAGGCTGCCGGTTTACCGGGAAAGTCTTGATGAAGTCATCGCCATGGTACATATCAAGGATGTCTTCAAGGCCTTTGCCTCCCGCGAAGCGGAAGACGGTGAGTTGCCGCCGCTGAAAAGCCTGCACCGGCCAATCCTGTTTGTCCCGCCCAGCATGCGGCTGATGGATATTTTGGTCAAGATGCAGGCCACCCATATCCACATGGCGCTGGTGGTGGATGAATATGGCGGCACCGACGGTCTTGTCACCATTGAGGACCTGGTGGAGCAGATTGTCGGCGATATCGAAGACGAGCATGACATCGTCGCGGAAGAACTTCTTTCCGAGCTGCCGGGCGGTCGGCTCAGGGCGGACGCTCGCCTGACCATTGAGGAGCTTGAGGACCTGCTCAGTCTGGACCTGCTGCCGGACGAGCAGGATGATGACGTGGATACCCTCGGCGGCCTGGTCTTCACCCTGGCCGGCAGCATTCCCCATGTCGGGGAAATTGTCGAACATGACAACGGTCTTCGCTTTGAAATTATCGAAGGCGATGAACGCCGGATAAAAACCATCTTGATCCATCGGCCAAAGCCTGAAACTATGCCACCAAACAATCAGGCAGCTGGCGGGGATTCAGGAAATGGTGATTGA
- a CDS encoding helix-turn-helix domain-containing protein, whose protein sequence is MNKPVPNPVDVHVGSRVRLRRTLLGMSQEKLGKALGLTFQQIQKYERGANRIGSSRLFQLSQILDVPVSFFFDDMPDDVASGQGSKDKEAQTFEADQMSRRETLELVRAYYKISDPAVRKKAFELVKALGNSALAED, encoded by the coding sequence ATGAATAAACCTGTTCCTAATCCTGTAGATGTACATGTAGGTTCACGTGTAAGACTTCGCAGAACACTCCTCGGAATGAGTCAGGAAAAATTGGGCAAAGCGCTCGGCCTCACCTTCCAACAGATCCAGAAATATGAACGTGGCGCGAACCGCATCGGTTCCAGCCGTCTTTTTCAGCTTTCCCAGATTCTTGACGTACCTGTATCCTTTTTCTTTGATGACATGCCTGATGATGTGGCGTCAGGCCAGGGCAGCAAAGACAAGGAAGCGCAAACTTTTGAAGCAGACCAGATGTCCCGCAGGGAAACTCTGGAGCTTGTTCGCGCCTATTACAAGATATCCGATCCGGCTGTACGCAAAAAGGCGTTTGAATTGGTCAAGGCCCTTGGAAACTCGGCTTTGGCGGAAGATTGA
- a CDS encoding universal stress protein: protein MALTDRKWKFLVIADDTPEFKKVLRLAALRASKVGGSVVMLHIIPPADFQHWVSVRELMEEEARQEAEGMMNGFARDVEVLSGMTPELVIRSGDPKDVIVDYIREDMDVHLLVLGADVGGDPGPLIRIFREELLDVCHMPVLVVPGNMTDEEIDKFV, encoded by the coding sequence ATGGCCCTGACGGACCGCAAATGGAAGTTTCTGGTGATCGCTGACGATACACCTGAGTTCAAGAAAGTTCTTCGCCTCGCTGCTTTGCGGGCATCAAAGGTGGGCGGCAGTGTAGTCATGCTGCACATTATTCCCCCTGCCGATTTCCAGCACTGGGTCAGTGTCCGCGAGCTGATGGAAGAAGAGGCGCGTCAGGAAGCGGAAGGGATGATGAATGGTTTTGCCCGGGACGTTGAAGTCCTGTCCGGTATGACGCCCGAACTTGTTATACGCTCCGGCGATCCCAAGGATGTCATCGTTGACTATATCAGGGAAGATATGGACGTCCACCTCCTGGTGCTTGGCGCTGACGTCGGCGGGGATCCCGGGCCCCTGATCCGGATTTTTCGCGAGGAACTGCTGGATGTTTGTCATATGCCGGTGCTTGTGGTGCCCGGCAACATGACGGACGAGGAAATCGACAAATTCGTCTAA
- the lnt gene encoding apolipoprotein N-acyltransferase, translating to MVIEKAETAKTAGHILLEKIVEWTRQRSSLQLVLLSFAAGLLSALSFAPFYALPLLWISYPFLCLALRDQKKKSEAFAVAWWFGFGQFFMGFLWIANSFYLQDDVPGWMGYFAVGSLAGMLAIYSGLVGLVMNLFWRRFDRKRALLPSLLVFAGLWNLSEWARGHFFTGFPWNLSGYAWGFSDSMLQSASLWGIYGLGPVTMLFALAPLVFLALSGDRAKMFLAAGIYVLVFAGLFFFGEQRLQQETNYVEDVGLRLVQPNINQRDKWARDKRADNFLDYLAMSDRRGKDGITHIIWPETAVIYFLDQEPSRRYLIADMLGDDGVLLTGFPRREWDRDGMKIYNSFIAIDSSGQIGALHDKTHLVPFGEYIPAFFRVLLRAIGFERAVGGLDYSPGPGQLTQYIPGTPPFGVLVCYEIIFPGEVVDPQNRPDWLLNITNDAWYGTMTGPYQHFLQTRVRAIEEGLPVVRSAGTGISAVIDSYGRVIKSIDLQKRGVIDQMLPKKLVNLTYYARFGDIIFVIATLIIIMIGTVAARRWSSL from the coding sequence ATGGTGATTGAGAAGGCAGAAACAGCAAAGACCGCAGGCCATATCCTTCTGGAAAAGATTGTAGAGTGGACCAGGCAGCGCAGTTCCCTGCAACTGGTTCTGCTTTCTTTTGCCGCCGGCCTCCTTTCTGCGCTGTCATTTGCCCCCTTTTACGCCCTGCCGCTGCTGTGGATCAGCTATCCTTTCCTCTGTCTGGCGCTGCGCGATCAGAAAAAAAAGAGTGAGGCTTTTGCCGTCGCCTGGTGGTTCGGGTTCGGTCAGTTTTTCATGGGCTTTCTCTGGATCGCCAACAGCTTCTACCTGCAGGATGATGTGCCGGGCTGGATGGGGTATTTCGCGGTCGGCAGCCTGGCGGGCATGCTGGCGATCTACAGCGGTCTTGTCGGACTTGTGATGAATCTGTTCTGGCGCCGGTTTGACAGGAAACGAGCCCTGTTGCCGTCGCTTCTGGTTTTTGCAGGGCTGTGGAACCTGTCCGAATGGGCGCGGGGACATTTCTTCACCGGCTTTCCCTGGAACCTGTCCGGCTATGCCTGGGGGTTTTCCGACAGCATGCTGCAGTCCGCCAGTCTCTGGGGAATTTACGGGCTGGGGCCGGTGACGATGCTGTTTGCGCTGGCGCCGCTGGTGTTTCTCGCATTGTCCGGGGATCGGGCAAAGATGTTCCTGGCCGCAGGGATTTATGTCCTGGTGTTTGCGGGGCTCTTTTTCTTTGGCGAGCAGCGGCTACAGCAGGAAACAAACTATGTCGAAGATGTGGGATTGAGACTGGTCCAGCCCAATATCAACCAGCGGGACAAATGGGCACGGGACAAGAGGGCGGATAATTTCCTCGACTATCTGGCCATGAGCGACCGCCGGGGCAAGGATGGCATCACCCATATCATCTGGCCGGAGACGGCGGTGATTTACTTCCTCGACCAGGAGCCGTCGCGTCGCTACCTGATCGCCGACATGCTGGGCGACGATGGCGTGCTGCTGACCGGCTTCCCGCGGCGCGAATGGGACCGGGACGGGATGAAAATCTACAACTCTTTTATCGCCATCGACAGCAGCGGCCAGATCGGGGCGCTGCATGACAAAACGCACCTGGTGCCTTTCGGGGAATATATTCCGGCATTTTTCAGGGTATTGCTGCGGGCGATCGGGTTCGAACGGGCCGTCGGCGGGCTTGACTACAGTCCCGGGCCGGGGCAGTTGACCCAGTATATCCCCGGCACACCGCCCTTTGGCGTACTTGTCTGCTACGAAATCATTTTTCCCGGTGAGGTGGTCGACCCGCAGAACCGGCCGGACTGGCTGCTGAATATTACCAATGATGCCTGGTATGGCACCATGACCGGACCCTACCAGCATTTTCTGCAAACCCGGGTCAGGGCCATAGAAGAAGGCCTGCCGGTGGTAAGGTCGGCCGGAACGGGGATCTCTGCGGTGATTGATTCCTATGGGCGCGTCATAAAAAGCATTGATCTTCAAAAGCGTGGTGTAATCGACCAGATGTTGCCAAAAAAACTAGTGAATCTCACCTATTATGCGCGTTTCGGTGATATCATCTTTGTAATTGCAACGCTGATTATTATAATGATCGGAACAGTTGCAGCCAGACGTTGGAGCTCGTTGTAA
- the tsaB gene encoding tRNA (adenosine(37)-N6)-threonylcarbamoyltransferase complex dimerization subunit type 1 TsaB has product MNILAIDTALGACSAALLVDGNIVAWRYEDRMRGHAERLLPMVEEVLQDAGLPKSDLQGIACTRGPGTFTGVRIGLSAAKGLCLALDIPLAGFTTLEVVAHNVIGCDDVSEGPLCVAHDARRGEVYFQQFTFSGGDISAGSEAKAVPLDNIREELPAGKCNLIGTGVDLVLDNIPEEESGHIHVPGVNGQPDARVMAVMAAKNPDRFEKERGIAPLYLRAPDAVMPKVVPLPFQENK; this is encoded by the coding sequence ATGAATATTCTGGCCATTGATACCGCCCTGGGGGCCTGTTCCGCGGCCCTGCTGGTGGACGGAAATATTGTTGCCTGGCGCTATGAAGATCGTATGCGCGGCCATGCGGAACGCCTGTTGCCCATGGTGGAGGAAGTGTTGCAGGACGCCGGCCTGCCGAAATCGGACCTCCAGGGGATTGCCTGCACCCGGGGGCCGGGAACCTTTACCGGCGTTCGCATCGGATTGTCCGCCGCCAAGGGCTTGTGTCTGGCCCTGGATATTCCGCTGGCGGGCTTTACCACCCTGGAAGTCGTCGCCCACAATGTCATCGGCTGCGACGACGTGAGTGAGGGCCCGCTCTGCGTGGCCCATGACGCCCGGCGCGGCGAAGTTTATTTCCAGCAGTTCACGTTTTCGGGTGGGGACATCAGTGCCGGCTCGGAAGCGAAGGCAGTCCCTCTGGACAACATCCGCGAGGAACTGCCTGCCGGGAAGTGTAACCTGATCGGGACCGGCGTGGACCTGGTGCTGGATAACATCCCGGAAGAAGAAAGCGGCCATATTCATGTGCCGGGGGTGAACGGGCAACCGGACGCCCGGGTGATGGCTGTCATGGCGGCAAAGAATCCGGACCGGTTTGAAAAGGAACGGGGGATCGCTCCGCTGTATCTGCGGGCGCCGGATGCGGTCATGCCCAAGGTCGTGCCGCTTCCTTTCCAGGAAAACAAATGA